From Myxocyprinus asiaticus isolate MX2 ecotype Aquarium Trade chromosome 10, UBuf_Myxa_2, whole genome shotgun sequence, the proteins below share one genomic window:
- the LOC127446757 gene encoding 60S ribosomal protein L8-like — protein sequence MGRVIRGQRKGAGSVFKAHVKHRKGAAKLRHIDFAERHGYIKGIVKDIIHDPGRGAPLAKVVFRDPYRFKKRTELFIAAEGIHTGQFIYCGKKAQLNIGNVLPVGTMPEGTIVCCLEEKPGDRGKLARASGNYATVISHNPETKKSRVKLPSGSKKVVSSSNRAVVGVVAGGGRIDKPILKAGRAYHKYKAKRNCWPRVRGVAMNPVEHPFGGGNHQHIGKPSTIRRDAPAGRKVGLIAARRTGRLRGTKTVQDKEN from the exons ATGGGACGTGTGATCAGGGGACAGAGAAAAGGTGCGGGCTCCGTCTTCAAAGCCCATGTCAAACACAGAAAAGGTGCTGCTAAACTCCGTCATATTGACTTTGCTGAGCGCCATGGCTACATCAAGGGAATTGTGAAG GATATTATTCATGACCCAGGCCGTGGGGCCCCCCTGGCTAAGGTAGTGTTTCGTGACCCATACAGGTTCAAGAAAAGGACAGAGCTGTTCATTGCAGCTGAGGGCATCCACACTGGGCAGTTCATCTATTGTGGCAAGAAAG CCCAGCTGAACATTGGCAATGTGCTGCCCGTCGGCACCATGCCTGAGGGTACCATTGTCTGCTGTCTTGAGGAGAAGCCTGGAGACAGGGGCAAGCTCGCTCGTGCATCCGGAAACTACGCCACAGTCATCTCCCACAACCCTGAGACCAAAAAGTCCAGAGTTAAGCTTCCATCTGGATCCAAAAAGGTTGTCTCTTCCTCAAACAGAGCTGTTGTTG GTGTCGTTGCTGGTGGTGGTCGTATTGACAAACCCATCCTGAAGGCAGGACGTGCATACCACAAGTATAAGGCCAAGAGAAACTGCTGGCCTCGTGTCCGTGGTGTGGCTATGAAC CCTGTTGAGCATCCCTTCGGTGGTGGTAACCATCAGCATATTGGCAAGCCCTCAACAATCAGGAGGGATGCGCCCGCTGGACGCAAGGTCGGTCTCATCGCTGCCCGTCGTACTGGCAGACTGCGTGGAACAAAGACTGTCCAGGACAAAGAAAACTAA